In Ruminiclostridium papyrosolvens DSM 2782, the following proteins share a genomic window:
- a CDS encoding IclR family transcriptional regulator translates to MHDNVEVKIKSLQKAINVLNCFVKKPMLGVSEISETLGLYKSNVHNILETFQQMGYVEQDEETKKYSLGIGIFDLSRALGNTFIITKIAQPYMQEISNITNENVYLAVPHDNQVLYLEATYPAQATHLMRSLFGERANMYCTGIGKAILSNMPEEYISKYLERDFVRYTEQTIIDKDRLREELRTTKMRGYAIDNMEHEFGVKCVALPIFNAQHKVVAAMSVSGASIKFTESFIAEVAEIEKRYIKMIERRI, encoded by the coding sequence ATGCATGATAATGTGGAAGTAAAAATAAAAAGTCTTCAAAAAGCAATTAATGTTTTAAACTGCTTTGTTAAAAAACCTATGCTTGGAGTTAGTGAAATCAGTGAGACATTAGGCTTGTATAAAAGTAATGTTCACAACATATTGGAAACGTTTCAGCAGATGGGTTATGTGGAGCAGGATGAAGAAACTAAGAAATACAGTTTGGGGATAGGTATTTTTGATTTAAGCAGGGCATTAGGCAATACTTTTATTATAACAAAAATTGCACAACCCTATATGCAGGAAATATCAAATATTACAAATGAGAATGTGTATTTGGCAGTTCCGCATGATAATCAGGTACTGTATCTGGAAGCTACCTATCCGGCCCAGGCGACACATTTAATGCGTTCTTTGTTTGGTGAAAGAGCAAATATGTATTGTACGGGAATTGGTAAGGCTATTCTTTCCAATATGCCTGAGGAATATATTTCAAAGTATTTAGAGCGTGATTTTGTACGATATACCGAGCAAACGATTATAGATAAAGACAGACTGAGAGAAGAGCTTCGGACTACAAAAATGAGAGGCTATGCAATTGATAATATGGAACATGAATTTGGTGTTAAATGTGTGGCATTGCCTATTTTTAATGCTCAGCACAAGGTTGTTGCAGCAATGAGCGTAAGCGGTGCGTCCATCAAGTTTACGGAGAGCTTTATTGCAGAAGTGGCAGAAATTGAAAAGCGGTATATTAAAATGATAGAAAGAAGAATTTAG
- a CDS encoding ribokinase, with amino-acid sequence MKTPRILVVGSLVMDLIYTTSRVPNEGETVNDGLSFTSAPGGKGANQAVQASRLDVNVTMVGKIGTDMFGDQLLKTIKDAGINTDNILRDETCSSAVSNIILEVARGKKAKNRIIVVPGANMKLTVDDVEFLREKITEYDLVILQLEIPLEVNKTVIDFAYAKGVPVMLNSAPYQELDDDLLSKLTYISPNEHEAYGLTGIKTTKNDGSIDTEKVEKAANALLAKGVKNVIITLGSNGVAFMNKDMFVIKPCIDIVDVVDPTAAGDSFTGAFCAAVCKGMEPDKALDFSNYTATVTVSKMGAITSLPTMEEVQALMKKNNYK; translated from the coding sequence ATGAAAACACCTAGAATACTAGTGGTAGGCAGTCTTGTGATGGATTTAATTTACACTACTTCAAGGGTTCCGAATGAAGGAGAAACAGTAAACGATGGTTTGTCATTTACATCTGCACCAGGTGGGAAGGGAGCAAATCAGGCAGTACAGGCTTCTAGACTTGATGTAAACGTTACCATGGTTGGAAAAATTGGAACAGACATGTTTGGGGATCAATTATTAAAAACAATTAAGGATGCTGGGATAAACACTGATAATATATTGAGAGATGAAACCTGCTCATCTGCTGTCAGTAATATCATTTTAGAAGTAGCACGCGGAAAAAAGGCAAAGAACAGAATAATTGTAGTACCTGGTGCAAATATGAAACTGACTGTTGATGACGTGGAATTTTTAAGAGAAAAAATAACAGAGTATGACCTTGTTATCTTGCAATTAGAAATTCCGCTGGAGGTTAATAAGACAGTAATAGACTTTGCATATGCAAAGGGAGTTCCTGTTATGCTTAATTCTGCTCCATATCAGGAATTAGACGATGACTTGCTTTCAAAACTGACTTATATTTCACCGAATGAGCATGAGGCATATGGTTTGACAGGCATAAAGACAACTAAGAATGATGGCAGTATTGACACGGAAAAGGTGGAGAAGGCTGCAAATGCTTTGCTGGCAAAAGGCGTGAAAAACGTAATTATTACATTGGGCAGTAACGGTGTAGCATTCATGAATAAGGATATGTTTGTTATAAAGCCTTGTATAGATATTGTTGATGTAGTAGATCCGACTGCAGCTGGAGATTCTTTCACAGGTGCTTTCTGTGCAGCTGTGTGTAAGGGTATGGAACCTGATAAAGCGCTTGATTTTTCTAATTACACCGCGACCGTAACTGTTTCAAAAATGGGGGCAATTACTTCGTTGCCTACCATGGAAGAAGTGCAGGCATTGATGAAGAAGAATAATTACAAGTAA
- a CDS encoding KpsF/GutQ family sugar-phosphate isomerase, whose amino-acid sequence MHALIEDVNFDIYSEAVELILGAESNGNRVHITGIGKPAHVAGYIASLLSSTGTPAYELHGTEAVHGSSGQVKPGDVVIAISNSGETAELVGTVTTLKNNGAKIISVTGKKESWLAKNSEVFLYAGVSSEGDYLNRAPRASILAEIFILQGLSILLQCKKNVTPEQYIKWHPGGALGKLRDDEKKIS is encoded by the coding sequence ATGCATGCCCTTATTGAAGATGTAAATTTCGACATTTACTCTGAAGCTGTTGAATTAATACTAGGCGCAGAGAGTAATGGAAACAGAGTTCATATTACCGGAATTGGAAAACCGGCTCATGTTGCCGGATATATTGCCTCCCTATTATCGTCCACGGGGACACCTGCTTATGAATTGCATGGGACTGAAGCGGTACACGGTTCATCGGGTCAGGTAAAGCCGGGGGATGTGGTTATTGCTATATCTAACAGCGGAGAGACGGCTGAATTAGTAGGGACTGTAACAACTTTAAAAAATAACGGAGCTAAAATTATATCGGTAACAGGTAAAAAGGAATCTTGGCTGGCAAAAAATAGTGAAGTCTTTTTATATGCAGGGGTTTCAAGCGAAGGAGATTATTTGAACAGGGCTCCGAGAGCCTCTATACTTGCAGAGATATTTATTCTCCAAGGACTTAGCATACTATTGCAATGTAAAAAGAATGTAACCCCCGAGCAGTATATTAAGTGGCATCCGGGAGGAGCATTAGGAAAATTGAGAGACGATGAGAAAAAAATCAGTTAA
- a CDS encoding RbsD/FucU family protein: MLKTACINPDLIGLLAACGHGDKVLIADGNYPLESKTANNTAKMYLGLTHGIPLATQVLEVLGKTIAIEGAEVMVPESGDEPEIFAEFQELLPDGIKLSKLERYDFYDVCKKDNIKIAISTGEQRVFANILITVGVV, from the coding sequence ATGCTAAAAACAGCGTGTATAAATCCTGACTTAATTGGTCTTCTTGCTGCTTGCGGACATGGCGATAAAGTACTCATAGCAGATGGAAATTACCCTCTTGAATCAAAAACAGCGAATAATACCGCAAAGATGTATTTGGGATTGACTCACGGAATTCCTCTGGCTACGCAAGTTCTTGAAGTACTTGGCAAGACTATTGCCATAGAGGGTGCAGAAGTAATGGTTCCTGAAAGCGGCGATGAGCCGGAGATATTTGCAGAGTTTCAGGAACTTTTACCTGATGGGATAAAACTTAGTAAGCTTGAACGATATGATTTTTATGATGTGTGTAAAAAAGATAATATAAAAATAGCCATTTCCACCGGAGAACAGAGAGTATTTGCTAACATTCTGATTACTGTTGGTGTTGTATAA
- a CDS encoding RHS repeat domain-containing protein → MNVFYTVSKTYDDINRKVTKTTNGETTTLEYDGKGNLLKETVPGSITKQYTYNDNGTRSTLVSQQGTETINDSAYEYDNMGRLRNVKEDGQQVAQYTYDQNGNRSSITYGNNVTVDYTYNLGNRIKTLVNKNADGTALSQFSYTYYLDANEATKTDPQGETAYEYDGPGRLKTTAEPGNVQRAYTYDDRNNRSSVTTSGPLYENMEDMGYEYDGLNRLTKATYQYDADGIRQSKTVDGITTTHVLDGTDVAADITGADKTEYVRGINLICMKKNGQMYYYLFDAHGNVVQMVDQNGNIVNNYTYDEWGNTKSQTEGIENPFKYCGEYFDKETGLYYLRARYYDPTIGRFISEDSYWGKDADPLSLNLYTYCQNDPVRYMDPSGHWLTASQIASTLGKYVEAGIAAGEFIIEAGVTGYTVLKRVTPLGVATWVLFKPTSTATTKYEQAEIKKWAEQHKNEISPKPPKPPKPTLAERITLITAACSKIKDNIKSWGLEAYKDMTILLKNTGLQAHHIIEKRFAPLLGIKNTDIMYSMAVTPQQHQLFTNAWRTAIPYGTTPTNMMDVYNTALKIYKDFPEIIKIINRAIELQSK, encoded by the coding sequence TTGAACGTCTTTTACACTGTAAGCAAAACTTACGACGACATAAACCGTAAGGTCACAAAAACAACAAATGGTGAAACAACAACACTTGAATACGACGGTAAAGGAAATCTTTTAAAAGAAACCGTACCCGGATCAATCACAAAACAGTACACCTACAATGACAATGGTACAAGGTCAACCTTGGTATCACAGCAGGGAACCGAAACAATAAACGACTCAGCATATGAATATGACAATATGGGCAGACTCCGAAATGTAAAGGAAGATGGACAGCAGGTAGCACAATACACATATGACCAAAATGGAAACCGCAGTTCAATTACATACGGAAACAACGTAACCGTAGACTACACTTACAATCTTGGAAACAGAATAAAAACATTAGTAAACAAAAATGCTGATGGAACTGCACTATCCCAATTCAGCTACACCTACTATCTGGATGCAAACGAAGCCACAAAAACAGACCCGCAAGGTGAAACGGCTTATGAATATGACGGACCTGGCAGGCTTAAAACAACAGCAGAACCCGGAAACGTACAAAGAGCATATACCTATGATGACAGAAACAACCGTTCATCTGTCACCACAAGCGGACCGCTATACGAAAACATGGAAGACATGGGCTATGAGTACGACGGACTTAACAGGCTCACAAAAGCGACATATCAGTACGATGCTGACGGAATAAGGCAAAGCAAGACGGTAGACGGTATCACTACAACCCATGTACTGGACGGAACAGATGTAGCGGCAGACATTACAGGTGCGGACAAAACCGAATATGTCCGTGGAATCAACCTCATATGTATGAAAAAGAACGGACAGATGTACTACTACCTGTTTGATGCACACGGAAATGTAGTGCAGATGGTTGACCAAAATGGAAATATTGTAAATAATTATACATATGATGAGTGGGGAAATACAAAGAGTCAGACAGAAGGAATAGAGAATCCGTTCAAGTACTGTGGTGAGTACTTTGATAAGGAAACAGGACTGTATTATCTACGGGCCAGATACTATGATCCGACAATTGGGAGATTTATTTCAGAGGATTCATATTGGGGGAAAGATGCTGACCCATTGAGCCTAAATCTCTATACTTACTGCCAGAATGACCCAGTAAGGTATATGGATCCTAGCGGACATTGGTTAACAGCCAGCCAAATTGCAAGCACGTTAGGTAAGTATGTGGAGGCAGGAATTGCTGCTGGAGAATTTATTATTGAAGCCGGTGTCACTGGATATACAGTATTAAAAAGAGTTACTCCCTTAGGAGTAGCTACTTGGGTATTGTTTAAACCAACTAGTACAGCTACTACTAAATATGAACAGGCAGAAATAAAAAAATGGGCGGAGCAACATAAAAATGAAATATCACCAAAGCCCCCAAAACCTCCTAAGCCAACACTTGCAGAAAGAATAACGTTAATTACTGCTGCTTGTAGCAAAATTAAAGATAACATCAAAAGCTGGGGGCTTGAAGCTTATAAGGATATGACTATACTTTTAAAAAACACTGGTTTACAAGCACATCATATTATAGAAAAAAGATTTGCACCATTATTAGGAATTAAAAATACCGATATAATGTATTCAATGGCAGTTACTCCGCAACAGCATCAATTATTTACAAATGCATGGAGAACAGCTATTCCTTATGGAACAACTCCTACTAATATGATGGATGTTTATAATACAGCATTAAAAATTTATAAAGATTTTCCTGAGATAATTAAGATAATTAACAGAGCAATTGAACTTCAAAGTAAATAG
- a CDS encoding MATE family efflux transporter: MNNEENNEMYYFEKAPVPKAIMHMAVPMIMGMVANMIYNITDAYFIGLLNNTSALAAVTLALPFVTILMALGELFGTGGSTYISRLLGEKNMIGVKIASSVNFYLSLLAGVVFSIICIPFLTSVLNVLGATGDAFAPTMDYILPFLIGAPFLIANFTLGQTIRGEGAAKESMIGMVISVVVNIILDPILIFTLGMGVMGAAIATVIGNICAVVYYVWYMNSKSPVQSVSLQDFKPTKDILGNIFKIGVSAFLLSCFLIVSSLLFNNYSMMYGDYVVAAFGVANRMCQISDMIGMGLYMGVVPLIAFSYAAADTERLSKLIKTTVTYLVCIVLGIAAILFAFRTQLLSLFSSDTNVIRVGKEILTALLLSTLFAGLSGFITSIFQAFGKGVKSNIMSVARGIALIPIIIAGNIIFGLDGVIWSLTASEFCACVVGVCLLINTK; the protein is encoded by the coding sequence ATGAACAATGAAGAGAATAATGAAATGTATTATTTTGAGAAAGCACCCGTACCTAAAGCGATTATGCACATGGCAGTACCAATGATTATGGGTATGGTCGCCAATATGATTTATAATATCACAGACGCCTATTTCATAGGTCTGTTGAATAATACGTCTGCATTGGCCGCTGTAACACTCGCGCTACCGTTTGTTACTATTCTCATGGCACTTGGAGAACTGTTTGGCACCGGTGGAAGTACCTACATTTCACGTCTACTAGGCGAAAAAAATATGATTGGCGTAAAAATTGCATCCTCTGTCAATTTTTATTTGTCGTTGTTGGCAGGTGTTGTATTTTCTATAATTTGTATTCCGTTTTTAACGTCAGTTTTAAATGTCTTAGGTGCGACCGGTGACGCATTTGCTCCAACAATGGATTATATTCTGCCTTTTTTGATTGGTGCACCGTTCTTGATAGCAAATTTTACTTTAGGTCAAACTATTCGGGGTGAAGGTGCGGCAAAGGAATCTATGATTGGAATGGTTATTAGCGTGGTTGTTAATATCATACTTGACCCAATTTTAATTTTTACACTTGGCATGGGTGTGATGGGTGCGGCTATCGCAACTGTGATTGGCAATATTTGTGCGGTTGTATACTATGTTTGGTATATGAACTCAAAAAGTCCTGTTCAGAGTGTGTCACTACAGGATTTTAAACCTACAAAAGATATACTTGGCAACATTTTCAAGATTGGTGTATCTGCATTTCTACTTTCATGTTTTTTAATTGTATCGAGTCTTTTGTTTAATAACTACTCGATGATGTATGGTGATTATGTGGTTGCTGCTTTTGGTGTAGCCAACCGAATGTGTCAGATTTCCGATATGATTGGTATGGGTCTGTATATGGGGGTGGTGCCTTTGATAGCATTTTCTTATGCGGCAGCAGATACCGAACGTTTGAGTAAATTGATTAAAACAACAGTAACCTATCTTGTTTGCATTGTTTTGGGAATTGCGGCTATCTTGTTTGCATTTCGGACACAACTACTTAGTTTGTTCAGCTCTGATACTAATGTAATTCGTGTAGGTAAAGAAATTTTAACAGCACTACTCCTATCTACTTTGTTCGCCGGACTATCGGGGTTTATCACAAGTATATTTCAAGCTTTTGGTAAAGGTGTGAAGTCCAATATTATGTCCGTAGCAAGAGGAATTGCACTAATTCCTATCATTATTGCAGGAAACATAATATTTGGATTGGATGGTGTAATTTGGTCGCTGACCGCATCTGAATTTTGTGCATGTGTAGTGGGCGTTTGCCTTTTAATTAATACAAAATGA
- a CDS encoding dihydrodipicolinate synthase family protein: MKKLYGVTTAMVTPFDRNGNVDIKAVSGIVEFLISKGVNCLYPLGTTGEMYHLSVEERKAVAETVVKSANGRVTVYIHVGAMCQNDTIELAKHANEIGADGIGVVTPSFFGVNDREIEEYYVAVAKSVPADFPIYLYNIPQCSANDLKADVAQRIAERCENVVGIKYSYPDFVRTQQYLGIREGNFSVLIGADRLLNVALAMGCSGVVSGVSCVYPEPFVDIYKAFMDGNIEEAARIQKIAVRYVETLKGGSNMSFFKEALKLRGIDAGYMRAPQLDITKDEVELLNEQLNRIGYKK, translated from the coding sequence ATGAAAAAATTGTATGGTGTTACAACGGCAATGGTAACGCCCTTTGACAGAAATGGAAATGTTGATATTAAGGCAGTCAGCGGAATCGTAGAATTTTTAATTTCAAAAGGTGTGAACTGCTTGTATCCTTTGGGGACAACCGGAGAAATGTATCATTTGTCGGTTGAAGAAAGGAAGGCTGTTGCAGAAACGGTTGTTAAGAGTGCAAATGGAAGAGTAACAGTATATATCCATGTTGGCGCGATGTGTCAAAATGACACGATTGAGCTTGCGAAGCATGCTAATGAAATCGGTGCTGACGGAATTGGCGTTGTAACGCCATCGTTTTTCGGTGTGAATGACAGAGAAATAGAAGAATATTATGTGGCTGTTGCCAAAAGCGTACCGGCCGATTTTCCGATTTATCTTTACAATATTCCGCAGTGCTCAGCAAATGATCTTAAGGCAGATGTTGCGCAGAGGATAGCGGAAAGATGTGAAAATGTTGTGGGAATAAAATACAGCTATCCTGATTTTGTCAGAACACAGCAGTATCTCGGGATTAGAGAAGGCAATTTTTCCGTACTTATAGGAGCTGATAGGCTGTTAAATGTCGCACTTGCTATGGGATGCTCAGGTGTAGTATCGGGAGTATCGTGCGTTTATCCTGAACCGTTTGTCGATATTTACAAAGCCTTTATGGACGGAAATATTGAGGAGGCTGCGAGAATTCAAAAAATTGCGGTAAGGTATGTTGAGACATTAAAAGGCGGAAGTAACATGTCGTTTTTCAAAGAGGCTCTGAAGCTTAGAGGAATAGATGCAGGATATATGAGAGCTCCTCAATTGGACATAACTAAAGATGAGGTTGAGCTGCTTAATGAGCAATTGAATAGGATAGGCTATAAAAAATAG
- a CDS encoding PQQ-binding-like beta-propeller repeat protein: protein MLQDEFLFDNNDGLGGYESGGYDENAIHPVDVNWTRQSKYTIPNNPQLLWKVSVDNAFVNESIVHGSFVVDRDRNIIVSDCDNNILEPHFGRLMKIKTNGEIEELFRNNRQLKSPVIGKNGCIYITTTGAIKSKGHKLFSILPDGNVKWEFDIDEEAYSKPVLDSDGNVYIYTYSDMGTLFSISLEGSLNWQRKFNSVNWYEPIITKEGLILIGLNVHHTLCALNKKGETIWEKKLGQGLGEYPMYLKDDGTIYACLSSKLFALNKNGEVLWDYMPGEGYVASTPAVDNMANLYLNLTDFEIASLNIAGKERWRTVVKGAANVPPIVGSCNKIYQESFMQRYPQYVSWVEAFTKDGQKLWDFELNGTIVSSVLANNNLIYILSNCHTYSKKGWKDKMNVKWEIHAIGDV, encoded by the coding sequence GTGTTGCAAGACGAATTTCTGTTTGATAATAATGATGGACTTGGCGGTTATGAGAGTGGCGGATATGATGAAAATGCTATACACCCTGTAGATGTCAACTGGACAAGGCAGTCAAAATATACTATACCTAACAATCCTCAATTACTATGGAAAGTAAGTGTTGACAATGCTTTTGTAAATGAAAGTATAGTTCATGGCTCGTTTGTTGTTGATAGAGATAGAAATATAATAGTTTCAGACTGTGATAATAACATTCTAGAGCCACATTTTGGTAGACTTATGAAAATAAAAACCAATGGAGAGATAGAGGAACTGTTTCGAAATAACAGGCAATTAAAATCGCCTGTTATTGGGAAAAATGGATGTATATATATAACCACAACAGGTGCAATAAAATCAAAAGGACATAAATTGTTTTCGATATTACCTGATGGTAATGTAAAGTGGGAATTTGATATCGATGAAGAAGCATACTCAAAACCAGTTTTAGATTCTGATGGGAATGTATATATATATACTTATAGTGATATGGGGACATTATTTAGCATTAGTCTAGAGGGTAGTTTAAATTGGCAACGGAAATTCAATTCTGTTAACTGGTATGAACCTATAATAACAAAAGAAGGATTAATTCTAATTGGATTGAATGTTCATCATACTTTATGTGCATTAAATAAAAAAGGTGAAACTATATGGGAGAAAAAGCTAGGACAAGGATTAGGAGAATATCCTATGTATTTGAAAGATGACGGTACAATATATGCTTGCTTATCTAGTAAATTATTTGCGCTAAATAAAAATGGAGAGGTTTTATGGGATTATATGCCTGGCGAAGGCTATGTAGCATCTACACCTGCAGTTGATAATATGGCTAATCTTTACTTGAATTTAACTGATTTTGAAATCGCTTCACTTAATATTGCTGGAAAAGAAAGATGGAGGACGGTTGTAAAAGGTGCTGCAAATGTTCCACCTATTGTTGGAAGCTGTAATAAAATTTATCAAGAAAGTTTTATGCAAAGGTATCCCCAATATGTATCGTGGGTTGAGGCGTTTACGAAAGACGGTCAAAAACTTTGGGATTTTGAGTTAAACGGAACTATTGTTTCTTCTGTATTAGCGAATAATAACCTAATTTATATTCTTTCTAATTGTCATACCTATAGTAAAAAGGGTTGGAAAGATAAAATGAATGTAAAATGGGAAATACACGCAATAGGAGATGTCTAA
- a CDS encoding LacI family DNA-binding transcriptional regulator, producing MKNPTIKDVATKANVSTATVSRYLNNSSYVSKEVQQKISKVIDELDFVPNCVARSLKRTETNTIGIVVPDLSNVSFMDTVKAISDVVTASDYQPIILNTEESIEKEEKILDVLVSKRVDGIIIASAGKNEKLLKINSTKLPIVLFDRDFCNSDDDIIIDSVINDNFIGSYQMINYLISLGHKKIAILCSENNPILKNDRLRGYIKALEHNNIAIDENYILYGNYAFESGYELTKKLIMQPLQPTAIFSVNNLMALGTVAALNEMNISIPDKMSVCAFGVFKYHTILKPDLTVVNQKPSELGRIAAELLISRIKNPHDWKPKKVVLEADIIMQNSCARPR from the coding sequence ATGAAAAACCCAACTATAAAAGACGTTGCTACTAAAGCCAATGTCTCAACAGCTACAGTATCACGCTATTTGAACAACAGCAGCTATGTAAGCAAGGAAGTACAGCAAAAGATAAGCAAGGTTATAGACGAACTGGATTTCGTTCCTAACTGTGTAGCCAGAAGCCTTAAGAGGACAGAAACCAATACCATAGGAATAGTTGTACCCGATCTGTCAAACGTGTCTTTTATGGATACAGTTAAGGCTATCAGTGATGTTGTTACGGCAAGTGATTACCAGCCCATCATATTAAATACCGAAGAAAGCATTGAAAAAGAGGAGAAGATTCTTGATGTTTTAGTCTCTAAGCGAGTTGACGGTATTATAATAGCTTCTGCCGGAAAAAATGAGAAGCTGCTGAAGATCAACAGCACTAAGCTGCCGATTGTATTGTTTGACAGGGATTTTTGCAACTCAGATGATGACATTATTATAGATTCAGTGATTAATGACAACTTCATAGGGTCATATCAGATGATAAACTACCTTATATCTCTTGGTCATAAAAAAATAGCTATATTGTGCAGCGAAAACAATCCAATCCTTAAAAACGACAGATTACGAGGATATATCAAAGCCCTTGAACACAATAACATAGCAATTGATGAAAACTATATATTATATGGAAACTATGCATTCGAATCAGGTTATGAGCTAACCAAAAAGCTCATAATGCAGCCTTTGCAGCCAACAGCTATTTTTTCAGTAAACAATCTGATGGCATTGGGCACAGTTGCAGCCTTGAACGAAATGAATATCAGCATACCCGATAAAATGTCAGTATGTGCTTTTGGAGTGTTTAAATACCATACTATCCTTAAGCCAGATTTAACGGTTGTAAATCAGAAGCCTTCCGAATTAGGGAGGATAGCTGCCGAATTGCTGATCAGCAGAATAAAGAATCCTCATGATTGGAAACCTAAAAAGGTGGTTCTTGAAGCCGATATCATTATGCAGAACTCTTGTGCAAGACCCCGTTAG
- a CDS encoding MarR family winged helix-turn-helix transcriptional regulator — MEGYGYYIRAIAFGMRYSNDQSLADYGITNQQARLLGDIHDSIKNKSEISRKALSETMGLSGPSITSLLNGLEKNGFIIRQQGDEDGRTMKIEITAKSMQLIDETENIFAETERKLLQGFTDEQKKAFLELLVKAYENVGASNRA; from the coding sequence ATGGAGGGTTACGGCTACTACATTCGGGCTATTGCATTCGGTATGCGCTATTCCAACGACCAAAGCCTAGCCGATTACGGAATAACAAATCAACAAGCCCGGCTTCTTGGAGACATTCATGATAGTATAAAAAACAAAAGCGAAATAAGCCGCAAGGCATTAAGTGAGACTATGGGACTAAGTGGCCCGTCAATCACAAGCCTTCTGAATGGACTTGAGAAAAACGGATTTATTATCCGGCAGCAGGGTGATGAGGACGGGCGTACAATGAAGATTGAAATTACGGCAAAGTCCATGCAGTTGATAGATGAAACTGAAAACATCTTTGCGGAAACCGAACGTAAACTGTTGCAGGGATTTACGGATGAACAGAAGAAAGCATTTTTGGAATTACTGGTAAAAGCATATGAAAACGTAGGTGCTAGTAATCGCGCTTAA